CGTGGGCGACAACAGCGTGATCGGCGCGGGCAGCGTGGTGACCAAGGACATCCCGGCGAACGTGGTGGCGGCGGGCGTGCCGTGCAGGGTGCTGCGCCCCATCGGCGAGCGGGACGACGAGTATTATTACAAGGATCGCAGGATCGAGCTGTGAGCGCGGGTATTCAGGGCTGCCGCGGATATACTGTACAAGGCCCCGGGCGGCTGAGAGCCGCCCGGGGCCTTGCTCTTTTTTGGATCAGGGCGCGCTGTGCGCGGCCTCCAGGGCCAAGAGCTGCTCCTTGACGGGTAGCCCGCCGGCAAAACCGGTGAGGGACCCGGTGGAGCCAACCACCCGGTGACAGGGCAGAAGGATGGCGATGGGGTTTGCGTGGCAGGCCCCGCCCACGGCCCGGGCCGCGCGGGGGCTGCCCACGGCGGCGGCAAGCTGGCCGTAGGTGGCGGTCTGCCCATAGGGGATGCGGGCCATGGCCGCCCACACCGCCCGGCGGAAGGGCGTGCCGGCCGGGGCGAGGGGCAGATCAAATTCAGTGCGCTTGCCCTCGAAATATTCCCACAGCTGCCGGCGCGCGCGGCTGAGCAGCGGGGTTTCGGCCGCGCGGCAGCCCGCGGGCAGCGGGGCGCGGCCAAACTGCACCCCGGTGAGGGCGCCGTTTTCCTCGATCAGCGTGAGGGGGCCGACGGGGCTCTGGTAATACACTGCGTTCATGGCGTTACCTCCCATATTCCGCAAACAGACGGCCAAGATCGCCGAAAAGATCGTGGGGCAGCATGCCCAGCTGCCCCAGCCGGGCCGCGCACCGGTCGGCTGCCGCGCCGTGCAGCCAGACCGCGCACACCGCGGCCATGAGGGGCGGAAGGCCCTGGGCCAGCAGCGCGGCGGTCATGCCGGCCAGGATATCGCCGCTGCCGCCCCGGGCAAGGCCGGGGTTGCCGGTGGTGTTCTGGTATACCTCGCCCTCCGGACCCGCCACGATGGTGCGGTGGCCCTTGAGCACAACCACGCAGGCCTGCGCCCGGGCATAGCTGGCGGCAATGCCCTCGCGGGAGGCCTGGATCTCGGCAATGGCAAGGCCGCACAGGCGCGCCATTTCGCCCGGGTGGGGGGTGAGGATCAGGGGCAGCCCGGCGGCGGGGCGGGGCAGCTCGGGCAGGGCGGCGGCCGCGTTCAGGCCGTCGGCGTCCAGCACCAGAGGGCAGCCGCCCCCCGGGCCCAATAATTCCAGCAGGGCGGCGGTGTCGGCTGTGCTGCCGAGGCCCGGCCCGAACAGCAGAGCGCCCGCGCCCCGCGCCTGCTCCAGGATCGCCCGGCCGCTCTGGGCGCTCACCCCGCCCTCGGTGCTCTGGCGGCAGGGCAGGAAGGTGCACTCGGGGCAGCGGGCGCTCACTGCGGCGATCACCGGCTCGGTGGAGGCGAGGGTCACAAGGCCCGCCCCCGCGCGCAGCGCGCCCTCCACCGCCAGCGCGGCGGCGCCCCGGAAACGGGTGCTGCCGCACACGCACAGCAGCCTGCCGTAGCTGCCCTTGTGGCTGTCCGGCCTGCGGGGGACCAGCTGGTCGAACACCAGCCGGGCGTCGATCTCTTTTGCCATTGTGCCTGCCGCCCTTTCTCTTTGGAATGGTTCGTAGTATCATTATACTATACAGGACCGGCACAAAAAAGGGGGAAGCGAAAAATGGACCAGCGGCTGGAACGGCTGATTGCACAGAGCAAAAGCATGGTGTTTTTTGGGGGCGCGGGGGTGAGCACCGAGAGCGGCATCCCGGATTTCCGCAGCCAGGACGGGCTGTACCGCCAGCAGTGGAGCTGCCCGCCGGAGCAGATCATCAGCCGCAGCTTTTTTGAGCGGGACCCGGAGGAGTTTTTCCGGTTTTACCGGGCAAAGCT
This window of the Oscillospiraceae bacterium genome carries:
- the ogt gene encoding methylated-DNA--protein-cysteine methyltransferase, with product MNAVYYQSPVGPLTLIEENGALTGVQFGRAPLPAGCRAAETPLLSRARRQLWEYFEGKRTEFDLPLAPAGTPFRRAVWAAMARIPYGQTATYGQLAAAVGSPRAARAVGGACHANPIAILLPCHRVVGSTGSLTGFAGGLPVKEQLLALEAAHSAP